The Canis lupus dingo isolate Sandy chromosome 8, ASM325472v2, whole genome shotgun sequence genome has a segment encoding these proteins:
- the LOC112657626 gene encoding SRA stem-loop-interacting RNA-binding protein, mitochondrial, producing the protein MAASAARGAVALRTRIGRRVAFVRKIPWTAASSELREHFAQFGHVRKCTVPFDKETGFHRGMGWVHFSSEEDLQNALQQEKHIIDGVKLHIQARRPKVLQGGQTSDEEKDI; encoded by the exons ATGGCGGCTTCAGCAGCGAGGGGCGCTGTGGCGCTGCGTACCAGGATTGGCCGGCGGGTGGCTTTTGTCAGAAAAATTCCCTGGACTGCGGCCTCGA GTGAGCTGAGAGAACACTTTGCACAGTTTGGCCATGTACGAAAGTGCACTGTACCTTTT gaCAAAGAGACAGGATTTCATAGAGGTATGGGttgggttcatttttcttcagaagAAGATCTTCAGAATGCACTACAACAAGAAAAGCATATTATTGATGGTGTAAAg ctccacATTCAAGCTCGGCGACCAAAAGTTTTGCAAGGGGGTCAAACATCTGATGAAGAGAAAGATATTTGA